In Amycolatopsis coloradensis, one genomic interval encodes:
- the eccB gene encoding type VII secretion protein EccB, whose protein sequence is MASKRDQLQAYQFLVQRAISALVTRETDPEQPPFRRPSGAAFASVALAIVALACVGVYGMIVPGGNNAWRKNAAVIVEKESGTRYVYLNERLHPVANYASALLLLGEHGTTERVSRDSLAGVPRGPRIGIADAPDGLPGPEKLLTGSWSLCSAPASDLAGSRIEESVLLAGASPSGGAELGDQALLVESTSTGDRFVVWRGHRHRINDYGAVGTGLALIAEPWARVGRAWLDVLPEGTPIGPLPVAAAGEVSTAVPGRTDIRNGMLLMVRTSGGGQQHYLAERDALRPITELQYDVQRASAQMLAAYPGTEPKTVPLPPSLATMSRQLDPVRADAGAAPATRPAIARLRDQDATVCAAFGDGSAAPALTVDPALPAADPMSTTARRTAAGTPLADRVHVPPGSAIVVEAMPSSSAAVGTLTVVTDMGRRYPLASPDVLKMLGYPSARPVRLPAGLVARLPEGPSLDPAAARRQTLAG, encoded by the coding sequence ATGGCGTCCAAACGGGATCAACTGCAGGCGTACCAATTCCTGGTGCAGCGCGCGATCTCCGCGCTCGTGACGAGGGAGACCGACCCGGAACAGCCACCGTTCCGGCGGCCGTCCGGTGCCGCGTTCGCCAGTGTCGCACTGGCGATCGTGGCGCTGGCGTGCGTCGGGGTCTACGGGATGATCGTGCCGGGCGGGAACAACGCCTGGCGCAAGAACGCCGCCGTCATCGTGGAGAAGGAGAGCGGGACGCGGTACGTCTACCTGAACGAACGGCTGCACCCCGTCGCGAACTACGCGTCCGCGCTGCTGCTGCTCGGCGAACACGGCACCACGGAACGGGTTTCGCGCGATTCGCTCGCCGGAGTCCCGCGAGGACCCCGGATCGGCATCGCCGACGCGCCGGACGGCTTGCCCGGCCCGGAAAAGCTGCTCACCGGATCATGGTCGCTGTGCTCGGCGCCCGCGAGCGACCTTGCGGGCAGCAGGATCGAGGAATCGGTACTGCTGGCGGGCGCGTCGCCGTCGGGCGGCGCGGAACTGGGAGACCAGGCGCTGCTGGTGGAATCGACGTCGACCGGTGACCGTTTCGTCGTGTGGCGCGGGCATCGGCACCGGATCAACGACTACGGCGCCGTCGGCACCGGGCTCGCGCTCATCGCCGAACCGTGGGCGCGGGTGGGCCGGGCGTGGCTCGACGTGCTCCCGGAAGGCACGCCGATCGGCCCGCTCCCGGTCGCGGCGGCGGGTGAGGTGTCCACCGCGGTACCCGGCCGGACCGACATCCGGAACGGGATGCTGCTGATGGTGCGGACCTCCGGCGGCGGACAGCAGCACTACCTCGCCGAGCGGGACGCTTTGCGCCCCATCACCGAACTGCAGTACGACGTCCAGCGCGCGAGCGCCCAGATGCTCGCCGCCTATCCCGGTACCGAACCGAAGACCGTGCCGCTGCCGCCTTCGCTGGCGACCATGTCCCGTCAGCTGGACCCGGTCCGGGCCGACGCCGGCGCGGCACCCGCGACCCGTCCGGCCATCGCGCGCCTGCGCGACCAGGACGCCACCGTGTGCGCCGCCTTCGGCGACGGCTCCGCGGCGCCCGCGCTGACCGTCGACCCCGCACTGCCCGCCGCGGACCCGATGTCCACCACCGCCCGCCGGACCGCCGCCGGGACCCCGCTCGCGGACCGCGTCCACGTTCCGCCGGGCAGCGCGATCGTCGTCGAGGCGATGCCTTCGTCTTCTGCTGCCGTGGGAACGCTGACCGTCGTGACCGACATGGGTCGCCGCTATCCGCTGGCTTCCCCCGACGTGCTGAAGATGCTCGGCTACCCGTCCGCGCGCCCGGTACGCCTTCCCGCCGGCCTGGTCGCGCGGCTGCCCGAGGGCCCGAGCCTCGACCCGGCCGCCGCGCGGCGCCAGACCCTGGCAGGCTGA
- the eccD gene encoding type VII secretion integral membrane protein EccD, which produces MQTAGLVRVTITTPHRRIDMALPEHASVAEILPGLLARAGEGMADDGVAGGGWQLRRADGTPFDLDRTLGAHRVRDGEILHLTPRRAEWPEPEYDDLVDAIATGSGRTGKAWGPRHTRQAGLAVGGVAMSFGLLAVLRAGPPWTSPASWALAVSALLLAAGVLLARALRDAGAGAVLAAVALPFAFAGGGLLLAGDDPIGALSAGHLLLASAALLLAAVVGHLGVIAAPALFAGAATVGLLGVLGGWLATFDDLAGYRSAAVLGGGVLVLSTTFAPLALRLGRVPMPVLPRSTADLVRDDPQPPLDLVHAAVARADALLTGMLGGAAIVVMYCQLQLIRSDSEAAVVLVALLAAGFLVRARLYPILRQRLLVLVTGIFGAGCLLAGPLMADRSLLLVLAGPLSLAVAAGVIASGVVLSTRAANPYLGRIAEYFEILVTIAVVPVACSVLGLYGYVRGLGG; this is translated from the coding sequence ATGCAGACTGCCGGCCTGGTCAGGGTCACCATCACCACTCCGCACCGGCGCATCGACATGGCGCTGCCGGAACACGCGTCCGTCGCCGAAATCCTCCCCGGCCTGCTCGCGCGGGCGGGCGAGGGAATGGCCGACGACGGGGTCGCCGGCGGCGGCTGGCAGTTGCGCCGCGCCGACGGGACACCCTTCGATCTGGACCGGACGCTGGGCGCGCACCGGGTCCGGGACGGGGAGATCCTCCATCTGACGCCGCGCCGCGCGGAATGGCCGGAGCCCGAGTACGACGACCTGGTGGACGCGATCGCCACCGGCTCCGGCCGCACCGGCAAGGCCTGGGGGCCGCGGCACACGCGACAGGCGGGCCTTGCCGTCGGCGGGGTGGCGATGTCCTTCGGTCTGCTCGCCGTACTGCGCGCCGGCCCGCCGTGGACGTCACCGGCGTCCTGGGCGCTGGCGGTCTCCGCGCTGCTGCTGGCCGCGGGTGTCCTGCTCGCGCGGGCGCTGCGCGACGCCGGTGCCGGGGCGGTGCTCGCCGCCGTCGCGCTTCCGTTCGCCTTCGCCGGCGGCGGTCTCCTGCTGGCGGGTGACGACCCGATCGGCGCGCTGTCCGCCGGTCATCTGCTGCTGGCGAGCGCGGCGCTGCTGCTCGCGGCCGTCGTCGGCCATCTAGGGGTGATCGCCGCGCCCGCCCTGTTCGCGGGGGCCGCCACCGTCGGTCTGCTCGGGGTGCTCGGCGGCTGGCTGGCCACCTTCGACGACCTGGCGGGGTACCGGTCGGCGGCCGTGCTCGGCGGCGGGGTCCTCGTGCTCTCGACCACGTTCGCGCCGCTGGCGCTGCGGCTCGGCCGGGTGCCGATGCCGGTGCTGCCGCGGTCGACCGCGGACCTGGTTCGCGACGATCCCCAGCCACCGCTCGATCTCGTGCACGCCGCCGTCGCCAGAGCGGACGCGCTGCTCACCGGAATGCTGGGCGGCGCGGCGATCGTCGTCATGTACTGCCAGCTGCAGCTGATCCGCAGCGACAGCGAGGCCGCCGTCGTGCTCGTCGCCCTGCTCGCGGCGGGTTTCCTGGTGCGGGCGCGGTTGTACCCGATCCTGCGGCAGCGGCTGCTGGTGCTGGTGACCGGGATCTTCGGCGCCGGGTGCCTGCTGGCCGGCCCGCTCATGGCGGACCGTTCGCTGCTGCTCGTCCTGGCCGGGCCGCTGTCCTTGGCGGTGGCGGCAGGCGTGATCGCCTCCGGCGTCGTGCTGAGCACCCGCGCCGCCAACCCGTATCTCGGCCGGATCGCCGAATACTTCGAGATCCTGGTGACGATCGCCGTTGTCCCGGTGGCGTGTTCGGTGCTCGGCCTGTACGGCTACGTGCGCGGACTGGGGGGCTGA
- a CDS encoding serine/threonine protein kinase, which produces MSIETGVGGPRLLAQGPIATVYAGRDPATGNDFAIKMFPGAFDRETSAWLERERKALAAVRSTRSVLQIDDVLTDAGGRSGIRRELCPGSLAGLLDSGARLGVPDVLALGAAIASALAAAHGTDVMHGGVSPHNVLYRASGEFVLADFGVALRRRFPRDPMYAVEYTAPETLRDDTLSPASDLYGLGAVLYAALTGTPPFPRHTGQQPGERILQVLREPVAPIQDPGVPSELSATIFRLLAKEPADRPQDVASLARLFTKLRQPGGEVVTGEPVDVPAEEEDADVEFDDFAVLRQPAAPSPVQVVQAPPSGGRTLIREFSGPLKTERRLPWKPIALAGAGVLAAGLAVVPLVLGPAEIGGQAVPVAAAIPPPAPASAPAPDVKLALAPPRDQSDHVQLTWTAEGELDFVVIMAGERLETKQLVAHRQRSLDVPVDPARRYCFQLRATDGRHIYTTEPVSIRGARCNP; this is translated from the coding sequence ATGAGCATCGAGACAGGAGTCGGCGGACCGAGGCTGCTCGCCCAGGGCCCCATCGCCACCGTGTACGCGGGCCGGGATCCCGCTACGGGCAACGACTTCGCGATCAAGATGTTCCCCGGCGCCTTCGACCGCGAGACCTCCGCGTGGCTGGAACGCGAACGGAAGGCGCTGGCCGCCGTGCGCTCGACGCGCTCGGTGCTGCAGATCGACGACGTCCTGACCGACGCTGGCGGCCGATCCGGAATCCGCCGCGAACTGTGCCCTGGTTCACTCGCCGGTCTGCTGGATTCCGGTGCCAGGCTGGGTGTTCCCGACGTGCTCGCGCTCGGCGCCGCGATCGCGTCGGCACTCGCCGCGGCGCACGGCACGGACGTCATGCACGGCGGGGTGAGCCCGCACAACGTGCTGTACCGCGCCTCCGGCGAATTCGTACTCGCCGATTTCGGGGTGGCCCTGCGTCGGCGATTCCCGCGCGACCCGATGTACGCGGTCGAGTACACCGCGCCGGAAACCCTGCGCGACGACACGCTTTCCCCCGCGTCCGACCTTTATGGACTCGGCGCGGTGCTCTACGCCGCGTTGACCGGCACACCGCCCTTTCCCCGGCACACCGGGCAACAGCCCGGTGAACGGATCCTCCAGGTGCTACGGGAACCGGTCGCGCCGATCCAGGACCCGGGCGTCCCGAGTGAGCTTTCCGCCACGATCTTTCGGTTGCTGGCCAAGGAACCGGCCGACCGGCCGCAGGACGTCGCGTCGCTGGCGCGGTTGTTCACGAAGCTGCGGCAGCCCGGCGGCGAAGTCGTCACCGGGGAACCTGTCGACGTACCGGCCGAAGAAGAAGACGCCGACGTCGAATTCGACGACTTCGCCGTGCTCCGGCAGCCCGCCGCCCCGTCGCCGGTCCAGGTGGTGCAAGCGCCACCCTCGGGCGGCCGGACCCTGATCCGCGAGTTCAGCGGTCCGCTCAAGACCGAGCGGCGGCTTCCCTGGAAGCCCATCGCGCTGGCGGGCGCCGGAGTGCTCGCCGCCGGGCTGGCCGTGGTGCCGCTGGTCCTCGGCCCGGCGGAGATCGGCGGGCAGGCCGTCCCGGTCGCGGCCGCGATCCCGCCGCCCGCACCGGCTTCCGCTCCGGCGCCGGACGTCAAACTGGCTCTCGCCCCGCCGCGCGACCAGAGCGATCACGTGCAGCTGACCTGGACCGCGGAGGGCGAACTGGACTTCGTCGTGATCATGGCGGGCGAGCGGCTCGAGACGAAACAGCTCGTCGCCCACCGCCAGCGCAGTCTCGACGTCCCGGTCGACCCGGCGCGCCGGTACTGCTTCCAGCTCAGGGCGACCGACGGCCGCCACATCTACACCACCGAGCCGGTCTCGATCCGCGGCGCCCGCTGCAACCCGTGA
- a CDS encoding transglutaminase TgpA family protein, with product MELLGGEGMSARFDRLAVAGLLGATGVAGMLFAPVFGWAELLVPVLVVVLIAYGCAELTAKFPKLTPYRPALVAVLGLLGLIETVLTSTTLAALPTGASVRGLARGFTEGWQLTLQSTWPALPVPEQLLFVPLSVLLAVVPGLELVLRLKKPLVALVPSLAVAGLAQAYEALTGLVAVAAALGFALPAGLLLWSGRRVRSVSRAPGVPRSWRVTGSAVWPALSTVVALVAGSVAFAVLDPVGRDPLTLKDTQAAPPPRSRVANPLDEIAQRLIRPGEEVFRYRGDTPVDQWRLIVLNGFDGANWLSDSRLHRLGAGLDGAPGGAGGSAELKVRGLSGPWLPSHQDLTGVDGLTPLVDQSAGTLMLESPSSTSVRDYRLSWSSPEVDLGSGEVDARAPGGLGGLGAVPPDVEQVAKDAVRGLRPTFQSALQLERFLSTNYQVATGTEELPTGHGWPQLRHFLLESKRGTSEQFAAAYVVLARMSGIPARLVVGFRGSAEKDGDTHVVRNRDVLAWPEVAVAGAGWVALDPTAAAVGSSRSQAGPGKAVAKARAQLPAEQQLRPPQLPPGTQPDSAEDQNAEAGVSWWWPALVGAIVLFGLLWLVGVPAAKVIRARRRRRRTGEEGVLGAWDEIRDRLRAHGVPFRIGMTPRDLAESAGSLAGEGIREPVARLAKVLDVTLWSGVPVGDGAVRRAWQEVGEVRRGLATRPFAARVLAALEXXPHAMRGKRPSPRPMRGKSPSAHGLQRAPRIETGSVV from the coding sequence GCTCGCGGTCGCCGGGCTGCTCGGCGCGACAGGCGTCGCCGGGATGCTGTTCGCGCCCGTGTTCGGCTGGGCGGAACTGCTGGTGCCGGTACTCGTGGTCGTCCTAATCGCGTACGGCTGCGCCGAACTGACCGCGAAGTTCCCCAAGCTGACTCCTTATCGGCCTGCGCTCGTCGCGGTGCTCGGTCTGCTCGGGCTGATCGAGACGGTGCTGACGTCGACCACGCTCGCCGCCCTGCCGACCGGCGCTTCGGTGCGCGGGCTGGCGCGCGGCTTCACCGAAGGCTGGCAGCTCACGCTGCAGTCCACCTGGCCCGCGCTGCCGGTCCCCGAACAGCTGCTCTTCGTGCCGCTGTCGGTGCTGCTCGCCGTCGTGCCCGGGCTTGAACTGGTGCTGCGACTGAAGAAGCCGCTCGTGGCGCTCGTGCCCAGCCTGGCCGTCGCCGGGTTGGCGCAGGCGTATGAGGCGTTGACGGGACTCGTCGCGGTGGCGGCGGCGCTGGGGTTCGCGCTGCCCGCCGGGCTCCTGCTGTGGTCGGGGCGCCGCGTCCGGTCCGTGAGCCGGGCACCCGGCGTGCCGCGTTCCTGGCGGGTGACGGGATCGGCGGTCTGGCCCGCACTGTCCACTGTGGTCGCCCTGGTCGCCGGATCGGTCGCGTTCGCCGTGCTCGATCCGGTCGGCCGCGATCCGCTGACGCTCAAGGACACCCAGGCCGCGCCGCCGCCGCGAAGCAGGGTCGCCAACCCGCTGGACGAGATCGCCCAGCGGCTCATCCGGCCCGGCGAGGAGGTGTTCCGGTACCGCGGCGACACCCCGGTCGACCAGTGGCGCCTGATCGTGCTCAACGGTTTCGACGGCGCGAACTGGCTGTCCGATTCCCGGCTCCACCGGCTCGGCGCCGGTCTGGACGGCGCTCCCGGCGGTGCGGGCGGCAGCGCCGAACTCAAGGTGCGCGGGCTTTCGGGACCCTGGCTGCCGAGCCATCAGGATCTGACCGGGGTGGACGGTCTGACCCCGCTGGTGGACCAGTCCGCGGGCACGCTGATGCTGGAATCGCCGTCCAGTACCTCGGTGCGGGACTACCGGCTCAGCTGGTCGTCACCCGAGGTCGATCTCGGTTCCGGCGAAGTCGACGCGCGCGCACCGGGCGGGCTCGGCGGACTCGGCGCGGTGCCGCCCGACGTCGAGCAAGTGGCGAAGGACGCCGTGCGCGGCCTGCGCCCGACGTTCCAGTCCGCGTTGCAGCTGGAACGGTTCCTCAGCACGAACTACCAGGTCGCGACGGGCACGGAGGAACTGCCGACCGGGCACGGCTGGCCGCAGCTTCGGCACTTCCTGCTGGAGAGCAAGCGAGGGACGAGCGAGCAGTTCGCCGCCGCGTACGTGGTCTTGGCGCGGATGAGCGGGATCCCGGCGCGGCTCGTCGTCGGATTCCGCGGTTCGGCCGAGAAAGACGGCGACACGCACGTCGTCCGGAACCGCGATGTCCTGGCGTGGCCCGAAGTCGCGGTCGCCGGGGCGGGCTGGGTCGCGCTCGACCCCACCGCCGCGGCCGTGGGATCGAGCCGGAGCCAGGCGGGCCCCGGCAAGGCGGTCGCCAAGGCGAGGGCCCAGCTGCCCGCCGAACAGCAACTGCGGCCGCCTCAGCTCCCGCCGGGTACGCAGCCGGACTCCGCCGAAGACCAGAACGCGGAAGCGGGGGTCAGCTGGTGGTGGCCCGCCCTCGTCGGCGCGATCGTCCTTTTCGGACTCCTGTGGCTCGTGGGGGTTCCGGCGGCGAAGGTGATCCGCGCACGACGGCGCCGCCGCCGGACCGGCGAGGAAGGGGTGCTCGGCGCCTGGGACGAGATCCGTGACCGGCTGCGCGCGCACGGGGTGCCGTTCCGGATCGGGATGACCCCGCGCGATCTCGCCGAATCGGCCGGATCGCTTGCCGGGGAAGGGATCCGCGAGCCGGTCGCCAGGCTGGCCAAGGTGCTGGACGTGACGCTGTGGTCCGGCGTCCCGGTGGGCGACGGCGCGGTCCGGCGAGCGTGGCAGGAAGTCGGCGAGGTACGCCGGGGCCTGGCGACCAGACCGTTCGCGGCTCGGGTGCTGGCGGCACTCGAGCNNNCCCCGCATGCCATGCGGGGAAAGCGCCCTTCGCCGCGTCCTATGCGGGGAAAGTCCCCTTCAGCTCACGGGTTGCAGCGGGCGCCGCGGATCGAGACCGGCTCGGTGGTGTAG